taataataggatttttataattaaaagggaaaccgtcgtcttttaataaaaggggtagggtaaaaagattaacctcgttaatctaaatataactaacgttaaaaagtaatataaggctaagctcgcgtaaggggtatatattataagtatttattaacttaaggtaacttttaattacgctaaggtagtataagctatagatctaactaaataagacgttaaagtacttaataagtagcttaagtagtagtaaataaatcttaatcgaggcctcgtttactacccaatcgactttataactaataagctctacgtcttcgttaataggttatttataaataataataaccttacttcgtaattaaagtatattattatcttagctaacgagagtataggcgagagcgaatttaatatatatagtaatataatccactactcgttaactaaaaataagtaaataacgagaagtatactagtattagaggtctatagtatagttaatagtattaacttctcttatgcaattttaataacgctaaaaaagattactaattaacttagccttctacttattctaacggttatttataccgattcctacttattatacaaataccttattaaattaggaacgataaaaaaaaagaggtttataattaatattatagcccttaggtaatcgtataaaaggcataagatacttaaaatccgttaaattaataataaaaataacctcgtaaacgcttttataaaagtagtactaaataaggggttagagtaatttataagtagtaaaaaagttactatataaataaagggataggttatataaaaagagtaaagaaaagggggaaaaagagataacttaataaataggcccgaggtcgaattatacctctaaccgtagtagttaaatcgataaaaaaaagagaaagttagtattagattaaaagtctaatttaaccgcggtatatagccgactacgcaggggctaattaggggccctatttatagttattatagctagcctaacctatagttagaacctcctttttctacttacgtagatatttatataatttaattaatctcttcgttaacccacggttcgaactaactaccctataatagggatattaacagtcccctttataaatagagattttaaattattaataagtatataatatagggaagaagcttataaaggctaactactattaaggtctaaaagaggaattactaaaatctgcccttccctcgaggtatactactagcgctctatatatacctaagctactcctttgttacttagtccccctctttatgccTACCCCTTAACCGACGAGGCCTgaccggcgaggcctgacATCCCCTGTGTATAGGCGAGGCCTGAATCCTCTTATCTTAGCGTATGATTGGCATCTGTATCACCAGAGAGCACAAAACTTTCTCGCAACGTCGGATTGAGGATTTGGGTCCTTGTCTAGTCCCGATGAAAGTTCAAACGGCCTCCTGAACACAACCTAACCAGCTTAACGCGATGATGGGGATCGGCAATTTAAAAGAGCTCGCGATTCTCGAACAAGCCCTGGTCAACGAATCCTAGCAAAACTGGTACGCTAGGTTGTAGAGCAGCATCTCAGAGTACCTTGAGGATCCCAGGATACAAGGCTGTTTCTTGGCAACCGTTGAATTTGGATTCAAGCCTTCCGGTGCCGAGAATGCGCGAGATAATTTTATGATCAACCTTCTAGAGACAGTCTCATGACATTTGCTCAGAGGAGCCGTGTTGATATCCTACTTTCTGACCAACCCTGATGCCTACTCTTTACTTTCTATGAGGCTCAAGTCTCATTCGGCGTCAAGTCCGAAAGCTGTCCTGGGTTTGCCGCTACGGAATAGCCCGAAAGAGAAAAGCATTCACTGAACATCTCCCCTTTTTTTCCCTATCCGGTCTGGCTACTTGAGTATTGGCACCCGTTTCGGCCCAATGATACTGGATCCTGTCCACATGCCCATGCATAAGTCCCATGACAGTGTGGTACTCGGAACTGCAAGCTCGAACCGGAATTACATGGAACATCAATTCCTCTGGATCAGCGGAAACAAATCATCTTACGAGGTGAACGCTGCCAAGCAAGCCCCCAAGAAAGAGGGGTAGGCTTGCAAGCCGATCAACCTTGCATGTGCGCCATGGATATCCCCCTCACACTAAGTGCTTAGTAGCCTCAATGTCTTAGAAACGCGCATTAACGTCGCAGAGAGTTAACAGAATGGGACGATACGACCATTTAATACTGGAACATAAGATAGCTTCTGAATGTCTGGTAGGCCACTTTCTTTGATAACGTCGTTGGGCCTACTCTCGGCGTAAACTCCTTGTGCATCCCTATCAACCGGGCCGATGAACATTGGCATTTCGTGATTTGATCCACACGTCTCTCGGCCAAATGGAGCTTGCAGTCAGGAATGGAAACCTGAGTAGCGCCTCTCCCGTCCGGCCCCATCTCCCGACGTTCTCAGGTTTGTCCCACTGTGATTTTCCCACGGGGGCCCCAGGATTTGGCGGGGGAACCTAAGCTCCAACTAGAGCCAACGCTTGTCATGCTCCCCAGAACTCAAAGCCTCAGCTAGTAGTAGCTTTCCGTCCGGCCACCCAGTTCCGATTACAGCAGAACCAAATTTGGGGATGCAAAATTTCTTTTCCAACAGTTCGAGCTCTCCAAAGCCAAACGTTCCTCCTGATGATCAAGAGTCGGCTCATTGACGCTGATCTTTGACCAAGGCTCACCGGCTGCGCCCTGCACCGCTGAAGAGTCGGATGCAACTTTGATGGCAGCACGCCCAGCTGCTGTGCCGCACCCTTACTGTGTCGCTGGGGTGGAGACACTTGGAGGCGATGAACCGCTGCACCAACGCCGAGCAAGATCGTCAGGTTTACAGGGTCCAAATTCTCTCCAACGGTCCAAATCAGGCCCGGGTATCAGGGCTCCCATGGAACCCAAGACCTTCAAGATGCTGTTTTCAATTTTCCAACCAGTCCAGCCTCAAGTGCTCTGCCAGGTCCTCATTGGTTGTACGTAAGAGAGTGATCTTCATTCGGTACTCGTCGGTGCCTTATGTAGCACACGGTAGTGCTGTAACTGGCACAAGTCCAGAATCCCAGTAGGACTTCCTCCTCAAAACGGTATCATTGCCACCAAAAAGACTCTACACTAGCATGGGATCAAGTAAGAGCGTATGCGTATGCGTGTACTCATGGATATCCACAATAAAATCACTTACTCTCCTTTCTCTTATCAAATGTTGAGCTGCGGATACAACTCCGCCACCGACAGGCTCAATATGGGCCTTTGGAAACTCGAAGTGATGTAGATGCATGGATCCTAATACCGGACCCTGCATACCGCTATAGAATGCCTCCTTTTTGGACGGTCGCGTTTCCTTCTTCGGCTTTAGAATGGCACTTGGCAGCGGCGCTGCCTTCCATAAGCTGTACTACTGATGTTGGGTGCGTTCCCCGCACGAAGACTTCAGACGTAGCTCGAGGCGTGTGTGAGGGGTGTGTGGTGGTCGAGGAAGAAACCCCGGAATTGTTGTCGGAATTGTCAGTCAGTGTCCGAATACAAGAGCACCAGCCCAAGCTCCATGGACCATCCTGTGACTTGCCTTCCATTTCTCTCATACCATCAGACGCTTTTCCCCACGAGCTCAGACTTACAGCGTAGCCTTCATCAACATGGGATCTTTACCACAGGAGATTATTTACGACTTCATCGTATGCGGGTAAGTTAATCGTCATGAAGCATGTCTTTCTATACCTAAGCTGGCGGCTGACATCAAGTCCTCAAGCGGCGGTACTTCCGGCTGCGTCGTCGCGAGCCGCCTTGCTGAGAATTCTGGTGTGAATGTTCTAGTCATCGAGGCTGGTGAACACAATGAGAATCTTGAGAATGTTCACATGACAGGAGGGTAGGCAATTATTTCTACTAGTACAGTTGATTGCGAGCTAATTGTCTGACTTTGACCACAGTTGGTCACAACTGTTCGATAAGGATACCGATTGGAACGTCATCAGCGAGAAGAAATCTTCAGTCAACAATCGCCAGGTTAAACTAAGCCGTGGAAAGTTCCTTGGCGGCTGCTCTGGTTGCAACGGTACTCTATGCATTCGCGGTGCCAAGCAGGACTATGATGACTGGGGAGTCGAAGGCTGGACGGGTGACGAGGTTTTCAAATACATTCGAAAGGTCAGTAATAATCCCGTACCCTGGAGGCTTTCTGATCTTGGCCACACTGTTCTCTCTTGAGCTTCCAATTCCGTGTCTCTTTGCAAGTCGCTAATCTCTTGTGAATATTAGGCAGAGAACTTTCACGGAAAACCTTGGTTCGAAGCCTCCAAAGATCATGGCACTAATGGCCACCTCAACATCGAACCACATGACCTCGCTCCTATTTCAAACCTCATAATGGACTCCATGGTATTCAAAGGACTGCCGCTAGACCACGACATGTTCTCACACGGAGAAAATCCTCATGGATGTGGACATGCACCCAGAACAGTCCACAAGGGCTTGCGAACCACTGCGGCAGACTTCGTCACAAAGGAAAACAAGAAGGATAACCTTCATCTACTTGTTGAGACCCATGTTGAAAAGGTTATCATCGAGGAGGTAGATGGCGGGCTCAGGGCAACAGGTGTCAGGGTGGTCAAGGCCGATGGCTCTATCGTCGACATCAAGGCCCGCAAGGAAGTCATTGTAAGTGGCGGCGCGTACTGCAGCCCCAACATCCTCAACCGATCTGGTGTCGGGGCCAAGGCCGAGCTCGACAGTTTTGGTATTCCGACGCTGGTTGACTTGCCCGGTGTCGGCAAGAATCTCATGGACCATCTTGTAAGTGCCCCATAGCCTGCATACCGAGAGATACCGCTAACCTAGCCTGTCTCAAGATTGTCTTCATGTTCTACGAAACCGAAAAAGCTGGTCTGACCAACGACCACCACGTCTACCACGGCGACAACTTTGCAAAGACGTACGCCCTCTGGAAGGACCAACAAGCAGGCTTCTTGTCTACATTCCCCTTTGGAGCATTCGCCTACGCCCGTCTGGACGAGCGCCTCGCTGACTCAGAGCTTTGGAATAACGCCCCAAGGCAACCCGGCCGCGACCCAATGGGCCTTACGCCCAAGCAGCCAAACATTGAATTCTTCACCACTGAGTGCTACGGAGGTCCGAAGCAGTATGACCAGTTCCCGACTGACGGCAAGTACGCCTTCAGCATGATTGCGGAGCTCTTCGGGCCTCGGTCCCGCGGTACAGTTACGCTTCGCGACACCGGTGCCAAGTCTGTCCCAGTCGTGGACACGAATTACCTCTCTGATCCATTGGATGCAGAGGTTCTGGCTGAGGCGTGCCGCTTCGGTAACGAAATTATCATGGAAGGCGCAGGGACTAAGGATATTGTCAAGGGTTCTTGGCCCAGCGATTTGGTACATCACAAGCACACCACTCGCGAGGATTGGATACCCTATGTTCGGGACAACGCAACAACTTGTAAGTTTTCCTGATTCCACTCATCCACAACTTGCTGATCGTTGGTCTGTTCCTTAGGTTACCATGCTGCGGGAACCTGTGCCATGGGCAACGCATCTGACCGCAATGCGGTTGTCGATCCGACACTCACAGTGATGGGTgtctgttggtatccctattacagggtagttggttcgaaccgtagttgacgaagagatcaattgaactatatgaatatctgcgtaggtgtaaaaaggaggttccaaccgtaggttgggctggctacgataatcgtaaatagggcccccaattggcccctgcgcagtcggctgtatgccgcggtcgaattggacttccaatccgacagtgTCAAAGGCCTTCGAGTTGCTGACTGCAGCATTATGCCCGTTCTCAATGGCGGTCATACCCAGATGCCTGCGTATGGAATCGGAGAAAAGGCGGCTGACCTTATCAAGGCGTCATGGAAGCTTTGAGCGATCACTACCAGCATTGGTTGAAGAATTAGCAAGCAACATGTAGAGTTTATTGATGATTGTATCAACGGACGTCGTTCGCCGCCGGTGGCCTACTCCCTCTTGAACACTGGCATCCATTCTAGAGGAGCATCAATCTCGATCCACTTTCCGCCCTCATATGTGTCCGTCTTCCCTTCGAGGAGTGGCTTCCACTTGCCTCCTGCCTCCAGCTGGGGGAGATAAACCTTGATGTTCCTCTTCTCCGCCTCCAGCACCGGGCACACCAAGTACTTGCTGCCAAACATGTACTGCTGACCGATCTTCCAAGTCTCTTGATCCTTCGGAAACTCGTAGAACAGCGTCCGCATGACAGGCGTACCCTTTTCGTGCGCCTCCTTCATCAGAGAACGGGTGTAATCACGCAACTCCTCTCGGAGGAACATGTACTTCTTGCAAATCTCGTAGACCTCAGGTCCATAAGACCAAACCTCATTTGGCGCGCCGCTATGGCATTCAGCGCCCCCCGTCGTGCCATGCTGGGGCTGCTCAGGCTCTCGGCATCCATGGAGGCGGAAAACCGGACAGAAAGCACCCCATTGGAACCACCGGACGAACAGCTCGCGGAACTTTTCGTCCCGCGGGTCTCCGCCGTGGAAGCCACCAATATCAGTCGTCCACCATGGAAGACCGGATAGGCCCATGTGTAAGCCAGCTGCGACCTGGTTGCGCAGACTTCCCCAGGATGAGGCAATGTCACCGCTCCAGACTAAGGCACCATACTTCTGACTTCCAGCCCATGCACATCGGATGAGGTTCACAATGTTCTTTTGCCCCTCAGCCTCCATTCCCTCGTAGAAGGCCTTTGCGTACTCGACGGGGTAAATGTTGCCGATCGAGACGTTGGATCCCAGGTGATACCGATACGTGTCGAAATCGTACACCGTGTATTCGGGTTCGGCCTCATCCAGCCAAAAGACACGGATGCCCTTGTCATAGTAGTTTTTCTTGGCCTTCTTCCATACGTAGTCTCTTGCTCCGGGATTGGTGGCGTCAAAATGCGTCGTATCGCCCTGGAAGTTCATGGCAATCCGGATGCCTCTATCAGACTGAATGAGGTACCCCTTCTCGACCATCTCATCCCAATTCTCAGACTTGTGGTCAACAGTGGGCCAGATGGAAACCATCAATTCGATCTTGAGCTCTTGCAACTCTTTGATCATAGCATCCGGGTCGGGCCAGTACGTAGGGTCGAATTTCCACTCTCCCTGCAGCGGCCAGTGGAAAAAGTCAATGACAATAAGGTCAATGGGCAACTCGCGTTTCCTGTACTCGCGTGCAACTTCCAAGAGTTCTTCCTGCGTTTGGTATCGCAGCTTACATTGCCAAAACCCAAGACCGTACTCTGGCATCATCGGAACCTTGCCCGTGGCATCAGCGTAAGCTTCGACGACTTCGGCCGGAGAATCGCCAGCGACGATCCAGTAGTCGAGGGCCCGGGTTGACTTGGCCTCGAAGCTCATGATGTTACGGCCCAGAATCGCTCTTCCGACTGACGGGTTGTTCCACAAAAGGCCGTAACCCAGCGAGGATACCGCGAACGGGACGCTGGCCTGGGAGTTCCTGTGAGCGAGCTCGAGATCGTGGCCCTTGAGATCCAGGAATAGTTGTTGGTACTGTCCCATGCCGTAGATCTTTTCCTCTGCGTCAACACTTTCGAATCTCGCAGTGAGATGGTAGTCATTGCTGTTGACGATGGCCAGGAACTCGCGTGCCTCGACGTCGAGGGCGCTGCACTTGGGGTCCAGGACATCCCGTCGGTGGCGCGAGTATTCCTCGAGCAGCAGCTCGCCCTTTGAGTTCCACATCATGAGCTTACCGCCACTGGTTATGGAAGCCTTGATCTTGCCATTGGTGATTGTTCCGGCCTTGTCGTCAATGATGATTTTGGCATCTGCTTTCTCGGGCTTGAGCAACGCCCAGTCTTCGGTAGGCATCTCACGAGCCTTGGTAGCCCGCACTCGAAAGGAATCTAGCCCCCATGGCTCGACCCAGACTTTCTCCGCGTCGTAGGTGTAGACAAGCTTCCCATCCTGCTCTTTGAGGCCCATGATGCTCTTATTCTTGCAAACAAGTCACGGCTTACAGGACAATGATATGGTGATCGGGGTGTTTAAGAAGTCTTGAGCAGTGCCGTGGTGTACAAGTACAGAGACAGGATGGTGAGGGGTAGCTTTCCATTCATCGGATGCAGCTTCTTCTTGTACGTGTAGCATGCAGAGCAGAACTACTCATGACCCAGCAAAAGATGATCTCCGGCTGCGGAGTTGCTCCTGTTGCCATGAGACGATGGATGAAAAGCGCAGGTCGAAACGGTGCCACGACAAAAGGCAGATGACATGCCAGGCCTCCAATTGACCACTCGGATGCCGTGAAAGCCGCCATGTCCACTGCGGCCATCGGAATGCCCCGCATCTGCCGGATTGAGGGGAAGTTGGGGGTCACGTCTGGGGTCTTTGATGCTGCGAAGGATCCGCACCCACGGACTCAAGGTTGAAGATAGTTTCAAAATGGTTATTAGGCTATTCGGGGGAGCAACAAGTGCAAACTCTAATATTACTGGAGATCGATGTCCCAACTTCCACCTAGCTCTTGAGCTGGAGTAACCGACGACAATAGCTGTATGCATACATAGTACATGAGGCAGAATCGCCTCTCCATACTTCAACGGGTATCATTCCTTAATAGTTCTTCGACCACTGATCCATAGCTCAAACACACACCAGGCCGCTCCATTACTTGTGCTTCGTAGCAAAAGACTCTCTCGTGTTGACTCTGTCAATATCGTACGGGTTTCCATCGTAGGACTTCCGGCGTGTCGAGGCCAGGCTCATCGTCCGTCGTGTGTGATGCGTGCTCTGGCGGCGCATGGATGAGCGATCGTCAGAAGATGACGCATCCGAGTCGACAGTATCGCTCGCCACAGTTTCTTGTCCACCGCTAACTTCCGGCTCCTTGTCTGAAGACGACGTATCCTCTTCCCGCAACCGCGCCATGAAAGCCTCTGATTGTGCGGCAAACTTGCAGCGTGCTCGGATTGCGGGACCATACTTGTAGAACAAGAACGGAAACGGAACGCAAGCGAGAGCCAGGAACGCGGGGATTGATGACGCCCAGTTCGTGCCGAGATCTTTATACATGTAGGTCGTGAACAGAGGGAACGCAGCGCCGAAGCAACTGCGGATAACGGAGTTGGCGGCGAGTACACTCGCCGCGAAGATGGTGTAAGCGTCGATAAGGTAGTTCATGACGCTCAAGAACAGCAAAACCATTCCGAATCCGAACGGTACGCCGGCGGCGATGCTGACCATCCAGTGGATGTCGGCATTGTTGGT
The Colletotrichum lupini chromosome 6, complete sequence DNA segment above includes these coding regions:
- a CDS encoding GMC oxidoreductase, with protein sequence MELAVRNGNLSSASPVRPHLPTFSGSPAAPCTAEESDATLMAARPAAVPHPYCVAGVETLGGDEPLHQRRARSSGLQGPNSLQRSKSGPGIRAPMEPKTFKMLFSIFQPVQPQVLCQVLIGSQTYSVAFINMGSLPQEIIYDFIVCGGGTSGCVVASRLAENSGVNVLVIEAGEHNENLENVHMTGGWSQLFDKDTDWNVISEKKSSVNNRQVKLSRGKFLGGCSGCNGTLCIRGAKQDYDDWGVEGWTGDEVFKYIRKAENFHGKPWFEASKDHGTNGHLNIEPHDLAPISNLIMDSMVFKGLPLDHDMFSHGENPHGCGHAPRTVHKGLRTTAADFVTKENKKDNLHLLVETHVEKVIIEEVDGGLRATGVRVVKADGSIVDIKARKEVIVSGGAYCSPNILNRSGVGAKAELDSFGIPTLVDLPGVGKNLMDHLIVFMFYETEKAGLTNDHHVYHGDNFAKTYALWKDQQAGFLSTFPFGAFAYARLDERLADSELWNNAPRQPGRDPMGLTPKQPNIEFFTTECYGGPKQYDQFPTDGKYAFSMIAELFGPRSRGTVTLRDTGAKSVPVVDTNYLSDPLDAEVLAEACRFGNEIIMEGAGTKDIVKGSWPSDLVHHKHTTREDWIPYVRDNATTCYHAAGTCAMGNASDRNAVVDPTLTVMGVCWAPNWPLRSRLYAAVELDFQSDSVKGLRVADCSIMPVLNGGHTQMPAYGIGEKAADLIKASWKL
- a CDS encoding glycosyl hydrolase family 31 — encoded protein: MGLKEQDGKLVYTYDAEKVWVEPWGLDSFRVRATKAREMPTEDWALLKPEKADAKIIIDDKAGTITNGKIKASITSGGKLMMWNSKGELLLEEYSRHRRDVLDPKCSALDVEAREFLAIVNSNDYHLTARFESVDAEEKIYGMGQYQQLFLDLKGHDLELAHRNSQASVPFAVSSLGYGLLWNNPSVGRAILGRNIMSFEAKSTRALDYWIVAGDSPAEVVEAYADATGKVPMMPEYGLGFWQCKLRYQTQEELLEVAREYRKRELPIDLIVIDFFHWPLQGEWKFDPTYWPDPDAMIKELQELKIELMVSIWPTVDHKSENWDEMVEKGYLIQSDRGIRIAMNFQGDTTHFDATNPGARDYVWKKAKKNYYDKGIRVFWLDEAEPEYTVYDFDTYRYHLGSNVSIGNIYPVEYAKAFYEGMEAEGQKNIVNLIRCAWAGSQKYGALVWSGDIASSWGSLRNQVAAGLHMGLSGLPWWTTDIGGFHGGDPRDEKFRELFVRWFQWGAFCPVFRLHGCREPEQPQHGTTGGAECHSGAPNEVWSYGPEVYEICKKYMFLREELRDYTRSLMKEAHEKGTPVMRTLFYEFPKDQETWKIGQQYMFGSKYLVCPVLEAEKRNIKVYLPQLEAGGKWKPLLEGKTDTYEGGKWIEIDAPLEWMPVFKRE